Proteins encoded together in one Anaerotignum propionicum DSM 1682 window:
- a CDS encoding small, acid-soluble spore protein, alpha/beta type: protein MGQKKELTEEQKRDIAMKYEIAEELGLMEKVEKVGWKGLTARESGRIGGIMGKKKRDAAAKGKNSCNTSEEKL, encoded by the coding sequence ATGGGACAGAAGAAAGAATTGACAGAAGAACAAAAACGAGACATTGCCATGAAGTATGAAATAGCAGAAGAACTGGGGCTCATGGAAAAGGTGGAGAAGGTGGGCTGGAAAGGGCTTACCGCCAGAGAAAGTGGTCGTATAGGTGGCATTATGGGAAAGAAGAAAAGAGATGCTGCGGCTAAAGGGAAAAATTCTTGCAATACATCAGAGGAAAAGCTATAA
- the dapA gene encoding 4-hydroxy-tetrahydrodipicolinate synthase: MSIFTGAGVALVTPTFPDGTVNFEKMKELIEFQLANDTDALIICGTTGEASTLSDEVQIECVRYAVEVVKGRVPVIAGAGSNDTAHCIELAKGCETAGADAVLLVTPYYNKATQKGLILHYTAVAESLSIPIILYNVPGRTGCNITPKTVLELSKVKNIVAVKEASGNLSQVAEIAALVGPDFDIYSGNDDQILPILSLGGKGVISVLSNIAPKETHDMVVKFFEGDLKGSIALQLGAIELISALFCEVNPIPVKTALDLMGYEVGPCRMPLCAMEDKNLETLKKAMKNYGLIS; this comes from the coding sequence ATGTCAATTTTTACAGGCGCAGGTGTTGCTTTGGTTACGCCTACATTTCCCGACGGTACTGTTAATTTCGAAAAAATGAAAGAATTAATTGAGTTCCAGCTTGCCAACGACACCGATGCCTTGATTATTTGCGGAACAACAGGTGAAGCATCCACTCTTTCCGATGAAGTACAAATTGAATGCGTACGCTACGCAGTTGAGGTTGTAAAAGGCAGAGTCCCTGTTATTGCAGGTGCAGGCAGTAACGACACAGCACACTGCATCGAATTGGCAAAAGGTTGCGAAACTGCAGGGGCTGATGCGGTTTTATTGGTAACCCCTTATTACAATAAGGCTACCCAGAAAGGTCTGATTCTCCATTATACTGCTGTTGCGGAAAGTTTATCTATCCCCATCATTCTGTATAATGTTCCCGGGCGTACAGGTTGCAATATCACTCCTAAAACAGTGTTAGAACTGTCCAAGGTAAAAAATATTGTGGCAGTAAAAGAAGCAAGCGGCAACCTGTCTCAAGTAGCTGAAATTGCAGCTCTTGTTGGTCCTGACTTTGATATTTACAGCGGTAATGATGATCAAATCCTCCCTATCCTCTCTTTAGGCGGTAAAGGTGTCATTTCTGTTTTGTCTAACATTGCTCCAAAAGAAACCCATGATATGGTTGTTAAATTCTTCGAGGGTGATCTAAAGGGTTCCATCGCATTGCAATTGGGTGCAATCGAGCTGATTTCTGCCCTGTTCTGTGAGGTAAATCCTATTCCTGTAAAAACAGCATTGGATTTAATGGGTTACGAGGTAGGCCCTTGCCGTATGCCTCTTTGTGCTATGGAAGACAAAAATCTGGAAACATTAAAAAAAGCAATGAAAAACTACGGTTTGATTTCATAA
- a CDS encoding aspartate-semialdehyde dehydrogenase, whose product MKKINLAVVGATGMVGRTFLKVLEERQLPIENFYVMASSRSAGKTITFNGKDYIVEELTENSFDKPIDIALFSAGGSTSEKFAPIAAAHGCIVIDNSSQWRMDPEVPLIVPEVNAEDISWHKNIIANPNCSTIQAVVALKPLDEKYKIKRVVYSTYQAVSGAGLAGWMDLENGIKGEAPQKFPHPIANNCLPHIDVFLDNGYTKEEMKMVNETRKMLHNDNLKVTATTVRVPVFNSHSESINVELENPFDLAELIETLKNAPGIVMMNDSMNNEYPLAQSATGHDEVFIGRVRRDDSVENGVNLWVVADNIRKGAATNAVQIAEEIIKNMNA is encoded by the coding sequence ATGAAAAAAATTAATCTAGCAGTTGTTGGCGCGACAGGAATGGTCGGTCGAACATTTTTAAAAGTTTTGGAGGAAAGACAGCTTCCCATTGAAAATTTCTATGTTATGGCCTCCAGCCGTTCCGCAGGAAAAACAATAACTTTCAATGGAAAAGATTATATTGTTGAGGAGTTAACGGAAAATTCCTTTGATAAACCCATTGACATTGCGCTGTTTTCCGCAGGTGGCAGTACCAGCGAAAAATTTGCACCCATTGCTGCGGCTCATGGTTGTATTGTAATTGATAACAGCTCTCAGTGGCGAATGGATCCGGAAGTTCCTCTTATTGTACCTGAGGTGAATGCTGAGGATATCTCTTGGCACAAAAATATAATTGCAAATCCAAACTGTTCTACCATTCAAGCAGTGGTTGCATTAAAGCCCTTAGATGAAAAATATAAAATTAAGCGTGTTGTATACTCAACCTATCAGGCAGTTAGCGGTGCAGGGCTTGCAGGTTGGATGGATCTTGAAAATGGCATAAAGGGAGAAGCACCACAGAAATTCCCCCATCCTATTGCAAACAACTGCTTACCCCATATTGATGTATTCTTAGATAATGGATATACAAAAGAAGAAATGAAAATGGTAAACGAAACCAGAAAAATGCTTCATAATGACAACCTGAAAGTAACAGCTACAACAGTACGTGTACCAGTTTTCAATTCACACAGCGAATCTATAAATGTAGAATTGGAAAATCCTTTCGATTTAGCTGAACTGATTGAAACATTAAAAAATGCTCCCGGCATCGTTATGATGAATGATTCTATGAATAATGAATATCCTTTAGCACAAAGTGCAACGGGACATGATGAAGTTTTTATCGGTCGTGTTCGTCGTGACGACAGTGTAGAAAACGGAGTAAACCTCTGGGTGGTTGCAGATAATATCCGCAAGGGTGCGGCTACAAATGCAGTTCAAATTGCAGAGGAAATTATTAAAAACATGAACGCTTAA